In the genome of Bacillus horti, the window TTTAATTGAGCCTCTAAACACATTGTTTAAGGACGAGGTCCGTAAGCTAGGAGAAGAGCTTGGCTTACCACAGGAAATCGTTTGGCGCCAGCCGTTTCCAGGCCCGGGACTAGGTATCCGTGTGCTAGGTGAAATTACTGAGGATAAGCTAGAGATTGTGCGTGAATCTGATTATATTCTACGTGATGAAATCAAAAAGGCTGGTCTTGAACGCGAAGTGTGGCAGTACTTTACAGCTTTGCCTGATATGAGATCTGTAGGGGTAATGGGAGATGCTCGAACTTACGATTATACAGTAGGAATTCGTGCGGTTACGTCTATTGACGGAATGACAGCAGATTGGGCTCGTATTCCATATGAAGTATTAGAAAAAATCTCTACACGTATTTGTAATGAGGTAAGTGGCGTCAATCGCGTAGTATATGATATTACCTCTAAGCCTCCAGCAACGATTGAGTGGGAGTAAACTAGATACATGATTTGGTGCAGAAAAGCGATTTACACATTGTGTGAGTCGTAAAATAAATAAAAATATATACTAATGATAAGGTTCCCCTAGAATATTCCACCATGTGATGGTGATAAGAAAGGAACCTTATCATTTTGTTTTTATTGCGAGAAATTGTTTGTTTGGAGGGCTAAAGTAATGGCTGAAAGAAAGATGATTGGTCAGGGAAAAATAGCAAGTATCTATCTCGAAAATGGTTTAGCTGTCAAAAAATTTCCGGATGACTACAAATCAGACTGGGTAGAATACGAAGCAAAGATTCAACAGGAAATTCAGAGCAAAACAACTATTCCAGTACCGAAATGTGAGTACTTGAGGGATACGAATGAAATAAAAATGGAGTACATCGACGGCTACACACTTGGCAATAGGATGCGGAAAGACAAGTACAAAAACGGTTTACAAGATCTTGTTGAATTGCAATTGTCTGTGTATAACTACAGTGACTTAGAATTGAAGCAGGCACATACCCTATTTAAGAATGACCTATACTCGTCCAAGCTTGACCAAAGTCTCAAGGATAGGGCTCTTCAATCTCTTTTGAATGTTGAAGAAAAGCAAGTACTCTGCCATTTTGATATGCATTTTTTAAATATTATGTATGATGAATCTCAGTATTTCATTATTGACTGGGTAAATGCGAAATTGGGAAACCCTATACTGGATATCGCACGTACGTACGTGTTGTTAAAGCAATATGCACAAAGAATGTCAGAAAAGTATTTAAATATGATCTCAGCAGAGGGGATGTTTAATCTCAGTGAAATAAAACAAGCTGTGCCAGCCATAGCAGCTTTACGACTGCTGGAGAATGATTCAAATGATTTTTCTGCTAAACTCATAGAAATGATTATGGATGAACGGATGAATGAATATTAGAACTCACAACTTTTATTAAATGCGAACATTTAAGAACTTTAATCTAATTAATGTTCGTAAATAACTTGACTTTACTATATTAACATCTTAAACTATGAAGGTAATTAAATATTTTCTTCGTATAATTCTGAGAATATGGCTCAGAAGTCCTCTACCAAGCTTCCGTAAACAGCTTGACTACGAAAAGTGGATGATGT includes:
- a CDS encoding phosphotransferase, whose amino-acid sequence is MAERKMIGQGKIASIYLENGLAVKKFPDDYKSDWVEYEAKIQQEIQSKTTIPVPKCEYLRDTNEIKMEYIDGYTLGNRMRKDKYKNGLQDLVELQLSVYNYSDLELKQAHTLFKNDLYSSKLDQSLKDRALQSLLNVEEKQVLCHFDMHFLNIMYDESQYFIIDWVNAKLGNPILDIARTYVLLKQYAQRMSEKYLNMISAEGMFNLSEIKQAVPAIAALRLLENDSNDFSAKLIEMIMDERMNEY